The Betta splendens chromosome 7, fBetSpl5.4, whole genome shotgun sequence genome includes a window with the following:
- the trh gene encoding pro-thyrotropin-releasing hormone, whose product MKAACLLTLASLVLCNLALCGGQGVPAEDELDHRTIDDIILQRAESLLLRSILKKMQDEDERNEGISPQSERVTKRQHPGKRYSDDLEKRQHPGRREDDDDEPFLDLQRRQHPGKREEEMHSFTEIQKRQHPGRRAAPGLVPEPPAVLLGELSKRQHPGKRLYGAEERGDDWDAEADEDLPEVKRQHPGKRLWDNSSPDLDADSPCDVLEPTSCSKSSLLLDFLDNINKSPAEEKRQHPGRRSAPEEASVEEE is encoded by the exons ATGAAAGCGGCATGTCTCCTCACCTTGGCGTCTCTCGTGCTGTGCAACCTGGCGCTGTGTGGAGGACAAGGCGTCCCTGCGGAGGATGAGCTGGACCACAGGACGATAGACGACATCATCCTCCAGAGAGCAGAGTCTCTCCTCCTGAGGTCCATTCTGAAAAAGATGCAGGATGAAGACGAGAGAAATG AGGGAATTTCTCCTCAGTCAGAACGGGTGACTAAACGGCAACATCCTGGAAAAAGATACAGCGACGATTTGGAAAAGCGGCAGCATCCGGGGAGGAGAGAAGACGACGACGACGAGCCGTTCTTAGACCTTCAAAGGAGGCAGCACCCCGGGAAACGCGAAGAGGAAATGCACTCCTTCACGGAGATCCAGAAGAGGCAGCACCCGGGGAGGCGCGCCGCGCCGGGGCTCGTCCCGGAGCCCCCCGCGGTGCTCCTGGGGGAACTTTCCAAGCGCCAGCATCCAGGTAAGCGGCTCTACGGGGCCGAGGAGCGCGGCGACGACTGGGACGCGGAGGCGGACGAAGACCTGCCGGAGGTCAAGCGCCAGCATCCAGGAAAGCGCCTTTGGGATAACTCCAGTCCGGACTTGGACGCAGACAGTCCGTGCGACGTTTTGGAGCCTACGAGCTGCAGCAAAAGCAGCCTGCTGCTCGACTTTTTAGACAACATCAACAAGAGCCCCGCCGAGGAGAAGAGGCAGCACCCGGGGAGAAGGTCGGCTCCCGAGGAGGCTTCGGTGGAGGAGGAGTAG
- the LOC114858278 gene encoding rabenosyn-5 isoform X1: MASSYPPPFEGTGEVKEGFLCPLCLKDLQSFYQLQDHYEEEHSGDDRHVRGQLKSLVQKAKKAKDKLLKRDGEDRPDTGSYESFYYGGVDPYMWEPQELGRTRSHLDLFKKHRAARIDHYVIEVNKLIIRLEKLTSFDRTNSDAGKIRAIEKSVVSWVNDSDVPFCPDCGNKFNIRNRRHHCRLCGSIMCRKCMEFVPLPLARMYEHSLFKKPAVCCRSCCTCHWCGTFAFCVLPEKLINGTREALCVPGSPSQSTSPPAVGGSSGTMSRRGSITSLSSVTSMLEEKDDEKIRCCHHCMDTLLKRQEKLEEKDHVPDVVKLYERLRMCMQKVDEKAPEYIRMAESLNAGETTYNLDTAGGLRLEVQKYYELIDALSKRILTLGVKDDPQPHPKALQLQRMVRYTATLFVQEKLLGLMSLPTKEKYEELKEQRKQEQEKRLQQERLASQEALKRRQESERNRPPVSTNGEVPQAPRAPRMTKAGGWLPTADSTSVRSELEDPLLQQIENIQSFLRQAREAQRADEVAMLEENLRQLQDEYDQQQTSIAIALSQKLAEEEDLQQGEIQRLEAREREERERLGHPVILTPPSFTWERSLRINTTGFQGEDDTETEELTPKAEKSPSSVRAFPALATQEESPPRLRSLGGHVTPPGVDGQSSTSLNPFDEEETTPLEEDPSNPFSEDIKGENKVAANGKKEYNPFDEDEDVEEDKQAETVPGNPFEEEEEADAGNPFTEASGNSLGASTNPFEGDNDENLPDLDMIEEELLLQQINNIRAYIFDAKHSGRLDEVELLSQNLKELQQTLQDQKQKKH; this comes from the exons ATGGCCTCCAGCTACCCACCACCCTTTGAGGGCACAGGTGAAGTGAAGGAGGGCTTTCTCTGCCCCCTGTGCCTGAAGGACCTTCAGTCATTCTACCAACTCCAAGACCACTATGAAGAGGAGCACTCTGGGGACGACCGCCATGTTAGAGGACAGCTCAAAA GTTTGGTTCAGAAGGCAAAGAAGGCCAAAGACAAGCTGTTgaagagggatggagaggacAGACCAGACACTGGCAGTTATGAGTCCTTCTACTATGGAGGAGTGGACCCATACATGTGGGAGCCTCAGGAGCTGG GGAGAACGAGAAGTCACCTGGACCTGTTTAAAAAACACAGAGCGGCCAGGATAGATCACTATGTCATTGAGGTCAACAAGCTCATCATCAGACTAGAGAAG TTGACTTCATTTGACAGGACCAACTCGGACGCTGGCAAAATCAGAG CTATTGAAAAATCTGTAGTGTCATGGGTGAACGACTCAGACGTCCCGTTCTGTCCCGACTGTGGCAACAAGTTCAACATCCGGAACAGACGGCACCACTGTCGCCTGTGTGGATCCATCATGTGTAGGAAGTGCATGGAGTTCGTCCCCTTACCTTTAGCACGTATGTATGAACACAGCTTATTTAAAAAACCTGCTGTATGTTGCAGAAGTTGTTGTACATGTCATTGGTGTGGGACGTTTGCCTTTTGTGTGCTCCCAGAAAAGCTGATAAATGGGACACGCGAGGCCCTGTGTGTACCTGGAAGCCCCAGTCAGtccacctctcctccagcagtaGGTGGCAGCAGTGGGACGATGTCCAGGAGAGGCAGCATCACCAGCCTGAGCAGTGTGACCTCCATGCTGGAGGAAAAGGACGACGAGAAGATCCGCTGCTGCCACCACTGCATGGACACACTGCTGAAGAgacaggagaagctggaggagaaagaccATGTCCCTGATGTAGTGAAACTTTATGAG AGGCTGAGGATGTGCATGCAGAAGGTGGATGAGAAAGCTCCAGAATACATCAGAATGGCCGAGTCTCTTAA CGCTGGAGAAACCACATACAACCTTGACACTGCTGGTGGTCTGAGACTGGAAGTACAGAAGTACTATGAACTCATTGATGCTCTCAG TAAGAGGATTTTAACTCTGGGAGTCAAAGATGACCCACAACCACATCCAAAGGcccttcagctgcagaggatgGTTCGCTATACAGCAACTCTATTTGTCCAA GAGAAGCTCTTGGGTCTCATGTCTTTACCCACCAAGGAGAAATATGAAGAGCTGAAAgaacaaaggaagcaggagcaagagAAGAGACTCCAACAAGAAAGACTG GCATCCCAGGaggccctgaagaggaggcaggagtCTGAGAGAAACCGTCCGCCTGTCAGCACCAACGGAGAGGTGCCGCAGGCGCCCAGAGCACCACGTATGACCAAAGCCGGGGGCTGGTTGCCCACTGCTGACTCTACTTCTGTACGCAGCGAACTGGAGGACCCCCTCCTGCAGCAGATTGAGAACATCCAGTCATTCCTTCGTCAGGCGCGCGAGGCCCAGAGAGCAGACGAGGTGGCCATGTTGGAGGAGAACCTGCGCCAGCTGCAGGACGAGTACGACCAGCAGCAGACCAGCATAGCCATTGCTCTCTCCCAGAAgctggctgaggaggaggacctgCAGCAGGGTGAGATCCAGCGCCTGGAGGCCCGcgaaagggaggagagggagcgcttGGGCCACCCTGTGATACTGACCCCGCCTTCCTTCACATGGGAGAGGTCTCTGCGCATCAACACCACCGGCTTCCAGGGAGAAGATGACACTGAGACAGAAGAGCTGACTCCTAAAGCTGAGAAGAGCCCGTCTTCTGTAAGAGCCTTTCCTGCTCTCGCAACTCAGGAGGAGTCACCGCCACGGTTGAGGAGCTTAGGGGGTCACGTAACTCCCCCTGGTGTTGATGGACAGAGTAGCACCTCCCTCAACCCTTTTGATGAGGAGGAGACCACTCCCCTGGAGGAGGATCCTTCCAATCCTTTTTCTGAAGACATTAAAGGAGAAAACAAAGTAGCAGCCAATGGGAAGAAAGAATACAACCCCTTTGATGAAGACGAGGATGTGGAGGAAGATAAACAGGCTGAGACTGTACCTGGCAACCcctttgaggaggaggaggaggctgatgcAGGCAACCCCTTCACGGAAGCGTCTGGGAATTCTCTAGGTGCGTCGACCAACCCCTTCGAAGGGGACAACGATGAGAACTTGCCCGATTTGGACATGATAgaggaagagctgctgctgcagcagatcaacaacATCAGGGCGTACATTTTTGATGCCAAGCACAGCGGCCGTCTTGACGAGGTTGAGCTCCTGTCTCAGAACTTGAAAGAGCTACAACAAACCCTACAAGACCAAAAGCAAAAGAAGCACTAG
- the LOC114858278 gene encoding rabenosyn-5 isoform X2: MASSYPPPFEGTGEVKEGFLCPLCLKDLQSFYQLQDHYEEEHSGDDRHVRGQLKSLVQKAKKAKDKLLKRDGEDRPDTGSYESFYYGGVDPYMWEPQELGRTRSHLDLFKKHRAARIDHYVIEVNKLIIRLEKLTSFDRTNSDAGKIRAIEKSVVSWVNDSDVPFCPDCGNKFNIRNRRHHCRLCGSIMCRKCMEFVPLPLAQKLINGTREALCVPGSPSQSTSPPAVGGSSGTMSRRGSITSLSSVTSMLEEKDDEKIRCCHHCMDTLLKRQEKLEEKDHVPDVVKLYERLRMCMQKVDEKAPEYIRMAESLNAGETTYNLDTAGGLRLEVQKYYELIDALSKRILTLGVKDDPQPHPKALQLQRMVRYTATLFVQEKLLGLMSLPTKEKYEELKEQRKQEQEKRLQQERLASQEALKRRQESERNRPPVSTNGEVPQAPRAPRMTKAGGWLPTADSTSVRSELEDPLLQQIENIQSFLRQAREAQRADEVAMLEENLRQLQDEYDQQQTSIAIALSQKLAEEEDLQQGEIQRLEAREREERERLGHPVILTPPSFTWERSLRINTTGFQGEDDTETEELTPKAEKSPSSVRAFPALATQEESPPRLRSLGGHVTPPGVDGQSSTSLNPFDEEETTPLEEDPSNPFSEDIKGENKVAANGKKEYNPFDEDEDVEEDKQAETVPGNPFEEEEEADAGNPFTEASGNSLGASTNPFEGDNDENLPDLDMIEEELLLQQINNIRAYIFDAKHSGRLDEVELLSQNLKELQQTLQDQKQKKH, translated from the exons ATGGCCTCCAGCTACCCACCACCCTTTGAGGGCACAGGTGAAGTGAAGGAGGGCTTTCTCTGCCCCCTGTGCCTGAAGGACCTTCAGTCATTCTACCAACTCCAAGACCACTATGAAGAGGAGCACTCTGGGGACGACCGCCATGTTAGAGGACAGCTCAAAA GTTTGGTTCAGAAGGCAAAGAAGGCCAAAGACAAGCTGTTgaagagggatggagaggacAGACCAGACACTGGCAGTTATGAGTCCTTCTACTATGGAGGAGTGGACCCATACATGTGGGAGCCTCAGGAGCTGG GGAGAACGAGAAGTCACCTGGACCTGTTTAAAAAACACAGAGCGGCCAGGATAGATCACTATGTCATTGAGGTCAACAAGCTCATCATCAGACTAGAGAAG TTGACTTCATTTGACAGGACCAACTCGGACGCTGGCAAAATCAGAG CTATTGAAAAATCTGTAGTGTCATGGGTGAACGACTCAGACGTCCCGTTCTGTCCCGACTGTGGCAACAAGTTCAACATCCGGAACAGACGGCACCACTGTCGCCTGTGTGGATCCATCATGTGTAGGAAGTGCATGGAGTTCGTCCCCTTACCTTTAGCAC AAAAGCTGATAAATGGGACACGCGAGGCCCTGTGTGTACCTGGAAGCCCCAGTCAGtccacctctcctccagcagtaGGTGGCAGCAGTGGGACGATGTCCAGGAGAGGCAGCATCACCAGCCTGAGCAGTGTGACCTCCATGCTGGAGGAAAAGGACGACGAGAAGATCCGCTGCTGCCACCACTGCATGGACACACTGCTGAAGAgacaggagaagctggaggagaaagaccATGTCCCTGATGTAGTGAAACTTTATGAG AGGCTGAGGATGTGCATGCAGAAGGTGGATGAGAAAGCTCCAGAATACATCAGAATGGCCGAGTCTCTTAA CGCTGGAGAAACCACATACAACCTTGACACTGCTGGTGGTCTGAGACTGGAAGTACAGAAGTACTATGAACTCATTGATGCTCTCAG TAAGAGGATTTTAACTCTGGGAGTCAAAGATGACCCACAACCACATCCAAAGGcccttcagctgcagaggatgGTTCGCTATACAGCAACTCTATTTGTCCAA GAGAAGCTCTTGGGTCTCATGTCTTTACCCACCAAGGAGAAATATGAAGAGCTGAAAgaacaaaggaagcaggagcaagagAAGAGACTCCAACAAGAAAGACTG GCATCCCAGGaggccctgaagaggaggcaggagtCTGAGAGAAACCGTCCGCCTGTCAGCACCAACGGAGAGGTGCCGCAGGCGCCCAGAGCACCACGTATGACCAAAGCCGGGGGCTGGTTGCCCACTGCTGACTCTACTTCTGTACGCAGCGAACTGGAGGACCCCCTCCTGCAGCAGATTGAGAACATCCAGTCATTCCTTCGTCAGGCGCGCGAGGCCCAGAGAGCAGACGAGGTGGCCATGTTGGAGGAGAACCTGCGCCAGCTGCAGGACGAGTACGACCAGCAGCAGACCAGCATAGCCATTGCTCTCTCCCAGAAgctggctgaggaggaggacctgCAGCAGGGTGAGATCCAGCGCCTGGAGGCCCGcgaaagggaggagagggagcgcttGGGCCACCCTGTGATACTGACCCCGCCTTCCTTCACATGGGAGAGGTCTCTGCGCATCAACACCACCGGCTTCCAGGGAGAAGATGACACTGAGACAGAAGAGCTGACTCCTAAAGCTGAGAAGAGCCCGTCTTCTGTAAGAGCCTTTCCTGCTCTCGCAACTCAGGAGGAGTCACCGCCACGGTTGAGGAGCTTAGGGGGTCACGTAACTCCCCCTGGTGTTGATGGACAGAGTAGCACCTCCCTCAACCCTTTTGATGAGGAGGAGACCACTCCCCTGGAGGAGGATCCTTCCAATCCTTTTTCTGAAGACATTAAAGGAGAAAACAAAGTAGCAGCCAATGGGAAGAAAGAATACAACCCCTTTGATGAAGACGAGGATGTGGAGGAAGATAAACAGGCTGAGACTGTACCTGGCAACCcctttgaggaggaggaggaggctgatgcAGGCAACCCCTTCACGGAAGCGTCTGGGAATTCTCTAGGTGCGTCGACCAACCCCTTCGAAGGGGACAACGATGAGAACTTGCCCGATTTGGACATGATAgaggaagagctgctgctgcagcagatcaacaacATCAGGGCGTACATTTTTGATGCCAAGCACAGCGGCCGTCTTGACGAGGTTGAGCTCCTGTCTCAGAACTTGAAAGAGCTACAACAAACCCTACAAGACCAAAAGCAAAAGAAGCACTAG
- the mrps25 gene encoding 28S ribosomal protein S25, mitochondrial, with product MPMKGRFPIRRTLEYLQKGDIIFKNRVKIMTVNYNTHGDLSDGARRFVFFSIPQIQYKNPWVQIMMFKNMTPSPFLKFYLDDGEQVLVDVEGKDYRQISQHVKKILGKSEEVLKAEAQAKMQASNPANFGPKKYFVRECICEVEGQVPCPGTTPLPKEMTGKYRTQMAASQE from the exons ATGCCGATGAAGGGAAGGTTTCCGATCAGGAGGACGCTGGAGTATCTGCAGAAAGGCGACATTATCTTCAAGAACCGGGTGAAGATCATGACGGTGAACTACAACACACATGGAGACCTGAGCGACGGCGCAAG AAGATTTGTGTTCTTCAGTATTCCTCAGATTCAATACAAAAACCCATGGGTCCAAATAATGATGTTCAAAAATATGACACCGTCCCCGTTCCTGAAGTTCTACCTGG ATGATGGGGAGCAGGTTCTGGTGGATGTAGAAGGGAAAGACTACAGACAAATCTCACAACACGTGAAGAAGATTTTGGGCAAATCAGA AGAAGTGTTGAAAGCTGAGGCTCAAGCCAAGATGCAGGCCTCCAACCCTGCCAACTTTGGGCCAAAGAAGTACTTTGTGAGGGAGTGCATCTGTGAGGTGGAGGGCCAGGTGCCGTGTCCTGGCACGACGCCTCTGCCCAAAGAGATGACGGGTAAATACCGCACCCAGATGGCGGCTTCACAGGAATGA